From Paraburkholderia sabiae, a single genomic window includes:
- a CDS encoding PaaI family thioesterase: MTDLLDRARGALHAQPFSVLLGTELMYVGANELTLCLPIRDELRQQHGFVHGGVISYLADNALTFAGALALGPRVVTGEYKINYLRPAVNGVLMARAEVVYVGRQQATCQCNVFVTDGDKERLVAVAQGTINRIGDGVE, translated from the coding sequence ATGACAGATCTACTCGACCGGGCGCGCGGCGCGTTGCACGCCCAGCCGTTCAGCGTGTTGCTCGGCACGGAGCTGATGTATGTGGGCGCGAACGAGCTGACGCTGTGTCTGCCGATCCGCGACGAGTTGCGGCAACAGCATGGTTTCGTGCATGGCGGGGTGATCAGTTATCTCGCCGATAATGCGCTGACTTTTGCGGGTGCTCTGGCGCTTGGGCCTAGGGTTGTCACGGGCGAATATAAGATTAATTATTTGCGGCCCGCTGTGAATGGGGTTTTGATGGCTCGTGCTGAAGTGGTTTATGTTGGGCGGCAGCAGGCTACTTGTCAGTGCAATGTGTTTGTCACAGACGGAGATAAGGAGAGGCTTGTTGCCGTCGCGCAGGGGACTATTAATCGGATTGGGGATGGGGTGGAGTAG
- a CDS encoding IclR family transcriptional regulator, with the protein MDVEEKDDADRYRAPALDKGLDILELLAEQKSGLTRAEITKLLGRNASEMYRMLERLVARQYVVRSDGGDRYSLSLKLYALAHRHPPMNRLISEALPLMQRFAADAEQSCHLAVYDRGNLLVIAQVDGPGTWGISVRLGSRVGLIDTSSGRTMLAFQTYEQREHMLAEHTKVKGEVTIDHDALEAACAAIRSAGFSQKDSQQIFGVTDLTFPLLTASGQAIAALTCPFLKRIDEYVAPSLDEVTGMLREVVAALSMGD; encoded by the coding sequence ATGGACGTAGAAGAGAAGGACGACGCCGACCGATATCGCGCGCCTGCGCTCGACAAGGGTCTCGACATACTCGAACTGCTTGCCGAGCAGAAGAGCGGGCTGACGCGCGCGGAGATCACGAAGCTATTGGGGCGCAACGCGAGCGAGATGTACCGGATGCTGGAGCGGCTGGTGGCGCGTCAGTACGTGGTGCGATCGGATGGGGGCGACCGTTATTCGTTGAGTTTGAAGCTGTATGCGCTGGCGCATCGGCATCCGCCGATGAACCGGCTGATTTCCGAAGCCTTACCGTTGATGCAGCGCTTCGCCGCTGATGCCGAGCAGTCGTGTCATCTTGCTGTCTATGACCGTGGCAATCTGCTGGTGATTGCTCAGGTGGATGGACCGGGGACGTGGGGCATTTCGGTGCGGCTCGGCTCGCGGGTCGGTTTGATCGATACGAGTTCGGGGCGCACGATGCTGGCCTTCCAGACGTATGAGCAGCGCGAGCATATGCTCGCTGAGCATACGAAGGTTAAGGGCGAGGTGACGATCGATCATGATGCGCTTGAGGCCGCTTGCGCGGCGATTCGGTCTGCCGGGTTCTCGCAGAAGGATAGTCAGCAGATTTTTGGTGTTACCGATTTGACGTTTCCTCTGTTGACCGCTTCGGGTCAGGCTATTGCGGCTCTGACTTGTCCGTTTCTTAAGCGGATCGATGAGTATGTGGCGCCTTCGCTCGATGAGGTGACTGGGATGTTGCGGGAGGTCGTCGCTGCGCTCTCTATGGGAGATTGA
- a CDS encoding AGE family epimerase/isomerase has protein sequence MNATATTPELAAALRDHFGRVILPIWRGPGFNAALGLPYEAVAADGRTPMPVTRYRAMACARQMFVFALAGEIQHAQRLFESLNRLFRDSKHGGWFYSVDAHGVPLDTTKDLYTHAFVVFACAEYGARSGDRDALSIVHEASSLIEDRFAADNGLLHAALAADFSTTGGMPLQNPLMHLTEAWLAARAATGDAAFDAALAKLGGAIERTFVHESTGCIAELPMGSADNRLEPGHQFEWFWLVQQAGDVLAGSGLRDALARAFMFAHERGIDAATGGVHAALDEAGNIKDSTQRIWAQTEYLRALAVHDDAAIRAVLPQQIERFRPRFLNAQGWIECKTQTGDVAREDMPSTTPYHLATAYAALP, from the coding sequence ATGAACGCAACCGCAACCACGCCTGAACTTGCAGCCGCGCTGCGCGACCACTTCGGGCGCGTCATCCTGCCGATCTGGCGCGGACCGGGGTTCAACGCAGCGCTCGGACTGCCGTACGAAGCCGTCGCCGCCGATGGCCGCACGCCCATGCCTGTCACCCGCTATCGCGCGATGGCGTGCGCGCGACAGATGTTCGTGTTCGCGCTCGCAGGCGAGATACAGCATGCGCAGCGCCTGTTCGAATCGCTGAACCGTCTGTTTCGGGACAGCAAGCACGGCGGCTGGTTCTACAGCGTAGACGCACACGGCGTGCCGCTCGACACCACCAAAGACCTCTACACGCATGCATTCGTCGTGTTTGCGTGCGCCGAGTACGGTGCGCGTTCGGGCGATCGCGATGCGTTGAGCATCGTGCATGAAGCGTCGTCGCTGATCGAAGACCGCTTTGCCGCCGACAACGGCCTGCTGCACGCCGCCCTCGCCGCCGACTTCTCGACGACAGGCGGCATGCCCTTGCAAAACCCGCTGATGCATCTGACGGAGGCATGGCTCGCGGCACGCGCAGCCACGGGTGACGCCGCCTTCGATGCAGCGCTCGCAAAACTCGGTGGCGCGATCGAACGCACTTTCGTGCACGAATCGACAGGCTGTATTGCCGAATTGCCCATGGGCAGCGCGGACAACCGGCTCGAACCGGGTCATCAGTTCGAATGGTTCTGGCTCGTGCAGCAGGCGGGCGACGTGCTCGCCGGTTCGGGACTGCGCGATGCGCTTGCGCGCGCATTCATGTTCGCGCACGAACGCGGCATCGACGCGGCGACGGGCGGCGTGCACGCGGCGCTCGACGAAGCAGGCAACATCAAGGATTCGACGCAGCGCATCTGGGCGCAGACGGAGTATCTGCGCGCGCTCGCCGTTCACGACGACGCGGCTATACGCGCCGTACTGCCGCAGCAGATCGAACGTTTCCGGCCGCGCTTTCTGAATGCGCAAGGCTGGATCGAATGCAAAACGCAAACAGGCGATGTCGCGCGCGAAGACATGCCGTCGACGACGCCGTATCACCTCGCGACCGCGTACGCCGCGTTGCCCTGA
- a CDS encoding MgtC/SapB family protein: protein MITNMELISRLVLAAILGSVIGFERERLSWAAGLRTHMLVCVGSTLIMLVSAFGFADVLGNDHVVLDPSRVAAQVVSGIGFLGAGSILLRGEIIRGLTTAASLWSVAAVGLAVGGGLYTASIAATIIVLIILAGIKPIEKRFITVKQRRQLTLLVERGTMTFHSLHEALGPASPRVKQFVMQQSDDDPQMDEVMITLHRVSSLEFKAICEQLRALPGVKEFRDAGEPA from the coding sequence TTGATCACCAATATGGAACTCATTTCCCGGCTCGTGCTCGCGGCGATACTCGGCAGCGTGATCGGCTTCGAGCGCGAGCGGCTTTCATGGGCCGCGGGCCTGCGCACGCATATGCTCGTGTGCGTCGGCTCGACGCTGATCATGCTCGTGTCGGCATTCGGTTTCGCCGATGTGCTCGGCAACGATCACGTCGTGCTCGATCCGTCGCGGGTCGCCGCGCAGGTCGTGTCCGGCATCGGCTTTCTCGGCGCCGGTTCGATCCTGTTGCGCGGCGAGATCATCCGCGGGTTGACGACAGCCGCGAGTCTCTGGTCCGTCGCAGCCGTCGGGCTGGCCGTTGGCGGCGGATTGTACACGGCGTCGATAGCCGCGACGATCATCGTGCTGATCATCCTGGCCGGGATCAAACCGATCGAGAAACGCTTCATCACGGTCAAGCAGCGGCGCCAGCTGACGCTGCTCGTCGAGCGCGGCACGATGACGTTCCATTCGCTGCACGAAGCGCTCGGTCCGGCGAGCCCGCGCGTCAAGCAGTTCGTGATGCAGCAGAGCGACGACGATCCGCAGATGGACGAGGTGATGATCACGCTGCATCGCGTGTCGTCGCTGGAGTTCAAGGCGATTTGCGAGCAGTTGCGCGCGCTGCCGGGCGTGAAGGAGTTTCGGGACGCCGGAGAACCGGCGTGA
- a CDS encoding ABC transporter permease: MKNSVPAFAAAQGVGAGAARPRIEFARLRDLALVPALALLIVIGAFVSPSFLTKANLISVLGASAALALVVLAESLIVLTGKFDLSLESTVGIAPAIGAMLVMPVASAGFGFEWPAAAGLLAIVVVGALIGFINGFLVVRLRLNAFIVTLAMLIVLRGMLVGATKGGTLFDMPPSFFALATTIVLGLPLSVWLAAIAFGIAAFMLRYHRLGRALYAIGGNPEAARAAGIRVERITWGVFVLGSVLASIGGLVVTGYVGAINANQGNGMIFTVFAAAVIGGISLDGGKGTMLGALSGVLLLGVVQNLLTLAQVPSFWIQAIYGAIILGSLMVARLASGEGQN; this comes from the coding sequence ATGAAGAATAGTGTGCCCGCGTTTGCCGCGGCTCAAGGAGTGGGCGCCGGCGCCGCGCGTCCGCGCATCGAGTTCGCGCGCCTGCGCGATCTCGCGCTGGTGCCCGCGCTCGCGCTGCTGATCGTGATCGGCGCGTTCGTCAGCCCGAGCTTTCTGACGAAGGCGAATCTGATCAGCGTGCTGGGCGCATCGGCAGCATTGGCGCTCGTCGTGCTGGCCGAATCGCTGATCGTGCTGACGGGCAAGTTCGATCTCTCGCTCGAATCGACGGTCGGCATTGCGCCCGCAATCGGCGCGATGCTCGTGATGCCCGTGGCGTCGGCGGGCTTCGGGTTCGAATGGCCCGCTGCTGCCGGCTTGCTGGCGATCGTCGTGGTTGGCGCGCTGATCGGTTTCATCAACGGCTTTCTCGTCGTGCGGCTGCGACTGAACGCGTTCATCGTCACGCTCGCGATGCTGATCGTGTTGCGCGGTATGCTGGTTGGCGCGACGAAGGGCGGCACGCTGTTCGATATGCCGCCGTCGTTCTTCGCGCTCGCGACGACCATCGTGCTCGGCTTGCCGCTGTCCGTGTGGCTCGCTGCGATTGCGTTCGGCATTGCTGCGTTCATGCTGCGTTATCACCGCTTGGGCCGCGCGCTGTATGCGATTGGCGGCAATCCGGAAGCGGCGCGCGCTGCAGGCATTCGCGTCGAGCGCATCACGTGGGGCGTGTTCGTGCTCGGCAGCGTGCTCGCGTCGATCGGTGGACTCGTCGTGACGGGCTACGTCGGCGCGATCAACGCGAATCAGGGCAACGGCATGATCTTCACCGTGTTCGCGGCGGCCGTGATCGGTGGCATTTCGCTCGACGGCGGCAAGGGCACGATGCTCGGCGCGCTCTCCGGCGTGCTGCTGCTCGGCGTCGTGCAGAACCTGCTGACGCTTGCACAGGTGCCGTCGTTCTGGATTCAGGCCATTTATGGCGCCATCATTCTCGGCTCGCTGATGGTCGCGCGACTCGCCAGCGGCGAAGGACAAAACTGA
- a CDS encoding methyl-accepting chemotaxis protein: protein MFSKIKVASGLLCVLAAFCIFQLVTEGLGFWSMTRTHDDVKDLANVALHQVNAVNETTQNLMDARINLSRAGTRMVRGGAEPTEMVQHAREQLAAADRSFTAFMNAPKLNDENSARASALNEKYQKIHTALGELAQYLDAGNIQAFLDQPTQGMQDAYLAELHTFTQFGDATGRESLDSIDAHQTLFRTVGIVIIVMLLAGTAGVYVALRRGVVGPLEEAGRHFERIAQGRLNQPIEERGTNEIGRLFSGLSVMQASVARTVKTVREAADSIYIGADEIATGNADLSARTENQAASLEETASSMEELTATVRQNADHAREANALAETALDATSHGSNVVNQVVAKMQGIAQSSDRIAEIITVIDGIAFQTNILALNAAVEAARAGEQGRGFAVVAGEVRGLAQRSAQSAKEIKELISESVAEIQGGSVLVERAGEAMRNVSDSISRVTQMMAEISASSLEQSTGIEQVNQAVVQMDEMTQQNAALVEEAAAAASSLHQQTRQLKDAVSSFEISDVVLNSHRARAAMQPAMGAPLTV, encoded by the coding sequence ATGTTCAGCAAGATCAAAGTCGCTTCCGGCTTGTTATGCGTTCTGGCCGCGTTCTGTATTTTCCAGCTGGTGACGGAGGGGCTCGGTTTCTGGTCGATGACCCGTACGCACGATGACGTCAAGGATCTCGCGAACGTCGCGCTGCATCAGGTGAATGCCGTCAATGAGACGACGCAGAACCTGATGGACGCGCGTATCAACCTGTCGCGCGCCGGCACGCGTATGGTGCGCGGCGGCGCCGAGCCGACCGAAATGGTCCAGCACGCGCGTGAGCAGCTCGCAGCCGCAGACCGCTCGTTCACGGCGTTCATGAACGCCCCCAAACTCAACGACGAAAACAGCGCGCGCGCTTCCGCGCTCAACGAGAAGTACCAGAAAATTCACACGGCACTCGGCGAACTGGCGCAGTACCTCGACGCCGGCAACATCCAGGCGTTCCTCGACCAGCCGACGCAAGGCATGCAGGACGCATATCTGGCCGAACTGCACACCTTCACGCAATTCGGCGATGCGACGGGCCGTGAATCGCTCGATTCCATCGACGCGCATCAGACGCTGTTCCGCACGGTCGGCATCGTGATCATCGTGATGCTGCTCGCGGGTACCGCCGGCGTGTATGTGGCGCTGCGGCGCGGCGTCGTCGGTCCGCTGGAAGAAGCGGGGCGCCATTTCGAACGCATCGCGCAAGGCCGCCTGAACCAGCCGATCGAAGAGCGCGGCACGAACGAAATCGGTCGTCTGTTCTCGGGTCTGTCCGTGATGCAGGCGAGCGTCGCGCGCACCGTGAAAACCGTGCGCGAAGCAGCGGATTCGATCTACATCGGCGCCGACGAAATTGCCACGGGCAACGCCGATCTGTCGGCTCGCACCGAAAACCAGGCGGCGTCGCTGGAAGAAACGGCGTCGAGCATGGAAGAATTGACCGCGACTGTTCGCCAGAATGCCGACCACGCGCGCGAAGCGAACGCGCTGGCCGAAACGGCGCTCGACGCGACGTCGCACGGCAGCAATGTCGTCAATCAGGTTGTCGCGAAGATGCAGGGCATCGCGCAGAGTTCGGACCGCATCGCCGAGATCATCACGGTGATCGACGGTATCGCTTTCCAGACCAACATCCTCGCGTTGAACGCGGCCGTCGAAGCGGCGCGCGCAGGCGAGCAGGGTCGCGGCTTCGCGGTCGTCGCGGGCGAAGTGCGCGGGCTCGCGCAGCGCAGCGCGCAGTCGGCGAAGGAAATCAAGGAACTGATCAGCGAGTCGGTCGCGGAAATCCAGGGCGGTTCGGTGCTCGTCGAGCGCGCCGGCGAAGCGATGCGCAACGTATCGGATTCGATCTCGCGCGTCACGCAGATGATGGCCGAGATCAGCGCGTCGTCGCTCGAACAGAGCACGGGCATCGAGCAGGTCAATCAGGCCGTCGTGCAGATGGACGAGATGACGCAGCAGAACGCGGCGCTCGTCGAGGAAGCGGCGGCGGCGGCGTCTTCGCTGCATCAGCAGACGCGTCAGTTGAAGGACGCCGTGTCGTCGTTCGAAATCTCGGACGTCGTGCTGAATTCGCACCGCGCGCGCGCCGCGATGCAGCCTGCAATGGGTGCGCCGCTGACGGTCTGA
- a CDS encoding UxaA family hydrolase: protein MTDRRLILLSPDDNCLIAAARLEAGTQIEIEGEHVTLAKTIELGHKLARRALHADEKVLRYGAVIGHVNVDVARGEHLHTHNLESDYLPTYTHDAGHAFVHH from the coding sequence ATGACGGATCGCCGCCTCATTCTTCTGAGCCCCGACGACAACTGCCTGATCGCCGCCGCGCGGCTCGAAGCTGGCACGCAGATCGAGATCGAAGGCGAGCACGTGACGCTCGCGAAGACGATCGAACTCGGCCACAAACTCGCGCGCCGCGCGTTGCACGCCGATGAAAAAGTGCTGCGCTACGGCGCGGTGATCGGCCACGTGAATGTCGATGTCGCGCGCGGCGAACATCTGCACACGCACAACCTCGAAAGCGATTACCTGCCGACGTACACGCACGACGCAGGCCACGCATTCGTTCATCACTGA
- a CDS encoding sugar ABC transporter ATP-binding protein, whose product MTHDANASTRAVVEALGVGKRFGSHAALRDVSMRVMPGESHALVGRNGAGKSTLVSILTGLRKSDTGEVRFGGEAAPPIADRDAWRERVACVYQHSTIIRELSVAENLFINRQQTRNGVIDWRAMRRDARALLDHWKIDVREDARAGDLSVEARQLVEIARALSYGARFIILDEPTAQLDGDEIKRLFTRIEELQREGVTFLFISHHLQEVYEICQAVTVLRDARHIVSAPVSALPRDKLIEAMTGERGGLNVTDAATRAPLPSDTAVALQVEGLAGADYDDVSFEVKRGEVVGITGATSSGRTSVAEAIAGLRKPQRGSIHVDGKALPPGDVPAALKRGIGCVPKDRHHEGLVLTQSVAENASMTIARVLGKFGIAPPAKKNAFGKKMIDALGIVAQGPEHVVSGLSGGNQQKVVMARALATDPDVLVLIDPTAGVDVKSKEALLSVVDRVRDEGKAVIVASGELDDLRTCDRVLVMFRGRIAAEFPAGWEDNDLIASVEGVSLHEE is encoded by the coding sequence ATGACCCACGACGCGAACGCATCCACGCGCGCGGTCGTCGAAGCGCTTGGCGTCGGCAAGCGCTTCGGCAGCCACGCGGCGCTGAGAGACGTGAGCATGCGCGTGATGCCCGGCGAGTCGCATGCGCTCGTCGGGCGCAACGGCGCGGGCAAATCGACGCTCGTATCGATCCTCACCGGCTTGCGCAAGTCCGACACGGGCGAAGTGCGCTTCGGTGGCGAAGCTGCGCCGCCGATTGCCGACCGCGATGCGTGGCGCGAACGCGTCGCGTGCGTCTATCAGCATTCGACGATCATCCGCGAGCTGTCCGTCGCGGAGAATCTGTTCATCAACCGGCAGCAGACGCGCAATGGCGTGATCGACTGGCGCGCGATGCGCCGTGATGCGCGCGCGCTGCTCGATCACTGGAAGATCGACGTGCGTGAAGACGCGCGAGCGGGCGATCTCTCCGTCGAAGCGCGGCAGCTCGTCGAGATCGCGCGGGCGCTGTCGTATGGCGCGCGCTTCATCATTCTCGACGAACCGACCGCGCAACTCGACGGCGACGAAATCAAGCGGCTCTTCACACGCATCGAAGAGTTGCAGCGCGAAGGCGTGACGTTCCTGTTCATCTCGCATCATCTGCAGGAGGTGTACGAGATTTGCCAGGCCGTCACCGTGTTGCGCGATGCGCGGCATATCGTCAGCGCGCCTGTTTCTGCGTTGCCGCGCGACAAGCTGATCGAAGCGATGACGGGCGAGCGCGGCGGACTGAACGTCACCGATGCCGCGACGCGCGCGCCGCTGCCTTCGGATACGGCCGTCGCGTTGCAGGTCGAAGGACTCGCGGGCGCGGACTACGACGACGTGTCGTTCGAAGTGAAGCGCGGCGAAGTCGTCGGCATTACGGGCGCGACGAGCAGCGGACGCACGAGCGTCGCGGAAGCGATCGCGGGATTGCGCAAGCCGCAGCGCGGCAGCATCCATGTCGACGGCAAAGCGCTGCCGCCCGGCGACGTGCCCGCTGCATTGAAGCGCGGTATCGGCTGCGTGCCGAAGGATCGCCATCACGAAGGACTTGTGCTGACGCAATCGGTCGCGGAAAACGCATCGATGACGATTGCGCGCGTGCTCGGCAAGTTCGGCATTGCGCCGCCCGCGAAGAAGAACGCGTTCGGCAAGAAGATGATCGACGCGCTCGGCATCGTCGCGCAAGGGCCGGAGCATGTGGTGTCGGGTCTGTCGGGCGGCAATCAGCAGAAGGTGGTGATGGCACGCGCGCTCGCAACCGATCCCGATGTGCTCGTGCTGATCGATCCGACAGCAGGCGTCGACGTGAAATCGAAAGAAGCGTTGCTGTCAGTCGTCGATCGCGTGCGCGACGAAGGCAAGGCGGTGATCGTCGCATCGGGCGAGCTCGACGATCTGCGCACATGCGACCGCGTGCTCGTGATGTTCCGTGGCCGCATCGCGGCCGAGTTTCCGGCGGGTTGGGAAGACAACGACCTGATCGCATCCGTTGAAGGAGTCAGTCTCCATGAAGAATAG
- a CDS encoding sugar ABC transporter substrate-binding protein, with protein sequence MGFAKEPRAARRFVQGALTAAVAAACVAGIGFSTAAQAADSSKVGLGLPLLTSPFWQSYNNYLPKYAKEMGIDILAPVNSNNDPAQQITDMNNMVNLGAKGIVVGPIDSAAISRALDSASAKDVKVVAVDVAPTQGKVAMVVRADNRAYGTNACKYIGEHVKSGKVVQIMGDLASVNGRDRSEAFRACLKNYPALSLLEIPAGWKGDVAASSLDSLLTANPDVKAIYMQAGGVYLSPTLQTLRRKQMLFPAGDAKHVVIVSNDGIPQEFDAIRKGEIDATISQPADLYAKYGLYYMKAALAGQTFKPGPTDHGSNIVQLQPGVLEDQLPAPLVTKANVDDKNLWGNTLK encoded by the coding sequence ATGGGTTTCGCCAAGGAGCCGCGCGCGGCTCGCCGTTTCGTTCAGGGTGCATTGACGGCGGCAGTGGCCGCCGCGTGCGTCGCCGGTATCGGCTTCAGCACGGCCGCGCAGGCCGCCGATTCGTCCAAGGTCGGTCTCGGCCTGCCGCTTCTCACGTCGCCGTTCTGGCAGTCGTACAACAACTATCTGCCGAAGTACGCGAAGGAAATGGGCATCGACATCCTCGCGCCCGTCAATTCGAACAACGACCCCGCGCAGCAGATCACCGACATGAACAACATGGTGAATCTCGGCGCGAAGGGCATCGTCGTCGGGCCGATCGATTCGGCCGCGATCAGCCGCGCGCTCGATTCGGCTTCGGCGAAAGACGTGAAGGTCGTCGCCGTCGACGTTGCGCCGACGCAAGGCAAGGTCGCGATGGTCGTGCGCGCCGACAACCGCGCGTACGGCACGAACGCGTGCAAGTACATCGGCGAGCATGTGAAGTCGGGCAAGGTCGTGCAGATCATGGGCGATCTGGCGTCCGTCAACGGACGCGACCGCTCGGAAGCCTTCCGCGCGTGTCTGAAGAACTACCCGGCGCTGTCGCTGCTGGAGATTCCCGCAGGCTGGAAGGGCGATGTCGCGGCTAGCTCGCTCGACAGCCTGCTGACCGCGAATCCCGACGTGAAGGCGATCTACATGCAGGCGGGCGGCGTCTATCTGTCGCCGACGCTACAGACGCTGCGCCGCAAGCAGATGCTGTTCCCTGCAGGCGATGCGAAGCATGTTGTGATCGTCAGCAACGACGGCATTCCGCAAGAGTTCGACGCGATCCGCAAGGGCGAAATCGACGCAACCATTTCGCAGCCCGCCGATCTCTACGCGAAATACGGCCTCTATTACATGAAGGCCGCGCTCGCGGGCCAGACGTTCAAGCCGGGTCCGACCGATCACGGCAGCAACATCGTCCAGTTGCAGCCGGGCGTGCTCGAAGATCAGCTGCCTGCGCCGCTCGTGACGAAGGCGAATGTCGACGACAAGAACCTCTGGGGCAATACGTTGAAATGA